One bacterium genomic window carries:
- a CDS encoding proline--tRNA ligase: MAKNITPREKDYAEWYLDLVREAKLADYSPVKGCMVIRPNGYALWEGIQRQLDKMFKDTGHVNAYFPMLIPQSFLEKEAEHVEGFAMECAVVTHSGLEPDGTGRLKPKGKLEENYVLRPTSETIIWSMYKNWVQSYRDLPILINQWANVYRWEMRTRLFLRTAEFLWQEGHTAHATAEEAVEETIKMLNVYRDFAENYMAMPVMYGLKSEGQKFPGAVDTYCIEAMMQDKKALQAGTSHFLGQNFAKAFDVQFQTDHNTLDYVWATSWGVSTRLIGAIIMSHSDDDGVIIPPRLAQWPVIFIPIARKDDERASVLDAVNRIRKELSDHSIGSRVDDRDNVTPGFKFAEAELFGYPVRVELGPRDLAAGNCVVTLRHNREKITVPLSGAASEIPKLLDRVQHELFEQSRVRMIANTRKIDSYSDFKEFIDADGGFALVHWAGDSADEKRVQEETKATLRVIPMDGEKESGVCMLTGKPSKQRVVFAKAY, from the coding sequence ATGGCTAAGAACATCACCCCTCGGGAAAAAGACTACGCCGAGTGGTATCTCGATTTGGTTCGCGAAGCTAAACTTGCCGATTACTCGCCTGTTAAGGGCTGCATGGTTATTCGTCCCAACGGGTATGCACTCTGGGAGGGAATCCAAAGGCAGCTCGACAAAATGTTCAAGGACACCGGTCACGTCAACGCATACTTCCCGATGCTCATCCCGCAAAGCTTTCTCGAAAAAGAGGCTGAGCACGTCGAAGGATTTGCCATGGAATGCGCAGTCGTGACACACTCAGGTCTGGAACCGGACGGAACAGGCCGATTGAAACCGAAAGGCAAGCTCGAAGAAAACTATGTGCTCCGGCCAACGTCCGAGACTATTATCTGGTCCATGTACAAGAATTGGGTGCAGAGCTACCGTGACTTGCCCATCCTGATTAATCAATGGGCAAATGTTTATCGTTGGGAAATGCGCACTCGTCTCTTTCTGCGCACGGCTGAGTTCCTCTGGCAAGAGGGTCACACCGCGCACGCCACCGCCGAAGAAGCGGTCGAAGAGACGATCAAGATGCTGAATGTCTATCGCGATTTCGCTGAGAACTACATGGCGATGCCCGTCATGTACGGACTTAAGAGTGAAGGCCAGAAATTCCCCGGTGCTGTTGATACGTATTGCATTGAGGCAATGATGCAGGACAAAAAGGCGTTGCAAGCAGGCACGTCGCATTTCCTCGGCCAGAATTTCGCCAAAGCGTTTGACGTTCAGTTCCAGACAGACCACAACACGCTCGACTATGTCTGGGCTACGTCATGGGGTGTCTCGACGCGGCTAATCGGTGCTATCATTATGTCGCACTCCGATGACGACGGCGTAATCATACCGCCGCGACTCGCGCAATGGCCGGTGATATTTATTCCAATTGCTCGCAAGGATGACGAGCGCGCCTCAGTTTTGGATGCAGTCAATCGCATTCGCAAGGAGCTTTCCGACCATAGCATCGGCTCGCGTGTGGATGACCGCGACAATGTTACGCCCGGCTTCAAGTTCGCTGAAGCAGAACTTTTCGGATATCCGGTTCGTGTTGAACTCGGCCCGCGTGATTTGGCTGCCGGCAATTGCGTCGTCACACTTCGACACAACCGCGAGAAAATTACTGTTCCGCTTTCCGGTGCGGCTTCCGAGATTCCCAAGCTGCTTGACCGAGTGCAGCACGAACTGTTCGAGCAATCCCGTGTACGCATGATTGCAAATACAAGAAAAATCGACTCCTATTCTGATTTCAAGGAGTTTATCGACGCCGACGGCGGTTTTGCACTTGTCCATTGGGCAGGGGATTCTGCCGACGAAAAGCGTGTCCAGGAAGAAACAAAGGCGACTCTGCGTGTGATTCCCATGGACGGTGAAAAGGAATCCGGTGTCTGCATGCTTACCGGTAAACCGTCCAAGCAGCGCGTCGTCTTCGCCAAAGCATATTGA
- the cobO gene encoding cob(I)yrinic acid a,c-diamide adenosyltransferase — translation MTDSQKTSAEREKPEGLVLINTGDGKGKTTAALGTVLRAVGYGHHVLIVQFIKGSWTYGEMKSIKRLEPEVEFHRMGKGFVGIIDDNLPREAHEQAAKEALEFAIEKMKSGDYQLVLLDEIFVAVMLNLLTVADLHRVLDVRPKNTTLILTGRGAPAEILERGDTVTEMKEIKHAFQRGILAQRGVDY, via the coding sequence TTGACTGATTCTCAAAAAACTTCTGCTGAGCGCGAGAAACCGGAAGGACTCGTCCTCATTAATACCGGCGATGGCAAGGGAAAAACAACTGCCGCACTCGGTACCGTCCTGCGAGCTGTTGGCTACGGCCACCATGTTCTCATTGTTCAGTTCATCAAAGGCAGCTGGACATATGGGGAAATGAAATCCATCAAGCGGCTTGAGCCCGAAGTGGAGTTTCATCGCATGGGAAAGGGCTTTGTCGGCATTATAGATGACAATCTGCCGCGCGAAGCCCACGAACAGGCTGCGAAGGAAGCCCTTGAATTTGCAATTGAGAAGATGAAATCCGGTGACTACCAGCTTGTCCTGTTGGACGAGATCTTTGTCGCCGTAATGCTGAATCTCCTGACTGTAGCCGATCTCCATCGAGTCCTCGATGTCCGGCCAAAGAACACCACATTGATACTGACCGGGCGCGGGGCTCCGGCTGAAATACTCGAACGCGGTGACACCGTGACCGAGATGAAAGAAATCAAACATGCCTTCCAGCGCGGCATTCTTGCCCAACGCGGGGTGGACTACTGA
- a CDS encoding sulfite exporter TauE/SafE family protein, whose protein sequence is MPLTDYMILAAGALLASTVSGIAGVGGGMVYLPILAEIVGMKLAVPYLSLLLLAGNFSRAWFARAGINWQVLRAFLLTAIPGAALGALGYAYLPAIWIARILGAYLVIYVLLNFLRVQWPKSADLRSMSWIGIPAGVSSGVVGGSGLIIAPYFLRYGLIKESFLGTEALAAAGTHVAKIAVWGGTSILTMKDVLLLLPLMALMVAGSYFGKVLVSRMRARVFRGILLAVLAAVGVRFLFFFK, encoded by the coding sequence TTGCCGCTGACTGATTACATGATATTGGCCGCCGGCGCACTGCTGGCCTCGACAGTTTCGGGGATTGCGGGCGTCGGCGGCGGCATGGTCTATCTGCCGATCTTGGCTGAGATTGTCGGGATGAAGCTGGCCGTGCCATATCTGTCGCTGCTGCTGCTGGCCGGTAATTTTTCGCGGGCGTGGTTTGCGCGAGCCGGAATCAACTGGCAGGTCTTGCGAGCATTTCTGCTGACGGCAATTCCGGGAGCGGCGCTGGGCGCGCTGGGTTACGCATATCTTCCGGCAATATGGATTGCGCGGATATTAGGCGCGTATCTCGTCATCTACGTGCTGTTGAATTTTCTGCGAGTGCAGTGGCCTAAATCGGCAGATTTGCGGTCCATGTCGTGGATTGGAATCCCGGCCGGAGTTTCGAGCGGCGTAGTAGGCGGCTCGGGGTTGATCATCGCGCCGTATTTCTTGAGATACGGATTGATTAAAGAGAGCTTTCTCGGCACAGAAGCTCTTGCAGCAGCAGGAACTCACGTGGCCAAAATCGCTGTGTGGGGAGGAACGAGCATCCTGACGATGAAAGATGTGTTGCTCTTGCTGCCGCTAATGGCGTTGATGGTTGCAGGTTCGTATTTTGGCAAAGTTCTGGTATCGCGGATGCGCGCACGGGTATTTCGCGGAATTTTGCTGGCAGTGTTGGCGGCAGTTGGCGTGCGCTTTCTATTCTTTTTCAAATGA
- a CDS encoding aspartate ammonia-lyase, producing MSSEFRIEKDSLGELQVPANAYYGVQTARAVANFPISGLRPHPVFVRAYVTIKRSAAVVHRDLHLLTEEQSKAIISAADELLSGKHADQIVVDVYQAGAGTSTNMNVNEVIANRAAELLGLKRGDYSKVNPNDHVNMAQSTNDTYPAAMRIGLCLKFPDLLKSVDMIISALDAKAKEFDDIIKSARTHLQDAVPIRLGQEFGGYASIMKRCRARLVEAEAGLRQLNLGGTAAGTGMNAHPEYRARVAKEISARTGIAFHPAEDLFEVTQSLGDFLHFSSALRLLALELGKIVSDLRLLSSGPRTGLQEIYLPAVQPGSSIMPGKVNPSMAEMMNQVCYQVVGFDQTVAYCAHAGQMDLNVMMPVMNYNLQQALHILSTSIEVFSKRCVDGITVDRERCRMYFESSVGMATIMNPYIGYAKAAELAKESVKTGKSIVQLIREHKLLTEEQMKEILEPRRLTDPDLQSAGAGGG from the coding sequence ATGAGCAGCGAATTTAGAATTGAAAAGGACTCGCTGGGCGAATTGCAGGTCCCGGCGAATGCGTACTACGGCGTGCAAACGGCACGCGCAGTGGCCAACTTCCCGATTTCGGGGTTGCGGCCACACCCTGTATTTGTGAGAGCATACGTGACGATAAAGCGTTCCGCGGCAGTCGTGCATCGCGATTTGCACTTGCTGACAGAGGAGCAGTCGAAGGCGATAATTTCTGCGGCAGACGAGCTTCTGTCGGGCAAACATGCCGACCAGATTGTAGTGGATGTGTATCAGGCCGGCGCGGGCACTTCGACAAACATGAACGTCAATGAAGTGATTGCGAATCGTGCGGCTGAATTACTGGGATTGAAACGCGGTGACTACAGCAAGGTGAATCCGAACGACCACGTCAACATGGCACAGTCCACGAACGACACGTATCCGGCGGCAATGCGTATTGGCTTGTGTCTGAAGTTTCCTGACTTGCTGAAATCTGTAGACATGATAATCTCGGCGCTCGACGCCAAGGCGAAGGAATTTGACGATATTATCAAGAGTGCGCGCACGCACTTGCAGGATGCAGTACCGATTCGACTTGGTCAAGAGTTCGGCGGCTATGCCTCAATTATGAAGCGCTGCCGCGCTCGTTTGGTCGAAGCGGAAGCCGGTCTGCGGCAATTGAATCTGGGCGGTACGGCAGCGGGAACGGGTATGAATGCTCATCCTGAATATCGCGCGCGAGTGGCAAAGGAAATCTCCGCCCGAACCGGCATAGCGTTTCACCCTGCAGAAGACCTGTTTGAGGTGACACAAAGTCTGGGAGACTTTCTGCACTTTTCATCCGCATTGAGGCTGCTCGCTTTAGAGCTCGGAAAAATTGTCTCCGATCTCAGATTGCTAAGCAGCGGGCCCCGGACAGGATTACAGGAGATCTACTTGCCGGCCGTGCAGCCGGGCTCTTCCATCATGCCGGGCAAGGTCAATCCTTCAATGGCGGAAATGATGAATCAGGTGTGCTATCAGGTCGTAGGGTTTGACCAGACCGTTGCCTACTGCGCGCATGCCGGACAGATGGATCTCAATGTCATGATGCCGGTGATGAATTACAATCTTCAGCAAGCATTGCACATATTGAGCACGTCCATTGAAGTGTTCAGTAAACGCTGCGTGGACGGCATCACCGTTGACCGTGAACGCTGCCGGATGTACTTTGAGTCCTCCGTTGGCATGGCCACAATCATGAATCCGTATATCGGTTATGCAAAGGCCGCGGAACTTGCCAAGGAATCGGTGAAGACGGGGAAGTCCATCGTGCAACTGATTCGCGAACACAAACTGTTGACCGAAGAGCAGATGAAGGAGATTCTTGAACCTCGGCGCTTGACGGATCCGGATTTACAGTCGGCCGGAGCAGGCGGCGGATGA
- the nadA gene encoding quinolinate synthase NadA, producing MTELYNKLHRLDPDYYTEDRIAPLLGSIDRIKRLKRERNAVVLAHNYQRPEIFEVADFLGDSLGLSLKAAEVKDADVIVFCGVHFMAETAKIVNPEKTVLLPNLAAGCSLADMATGEDVAKRAAELRRTYPDLQVVTYVNTTADVKAQSDACCTSSNAVSVVRALESKHILFVPDQNLARHVALHVPEKTIIAWDGYCYVHHQITPETVMTMRRQIPGIKILVHPECRDDVVALADAALSTSGMVEYAQASEATDFLAVTECGLSDLLQISVPDKNFYRACKICRFMKAISLDDVEQALQQNRFQIEVDEPDRSRARRALERMFELTGGIRDNLKLPDSVANE from the coding sequence ATGACTGAACTCTACAATAAGCTCCACCGACTTGATCCGGACTATTACACTGAGGATCGGATCGCACCTCTGCTGGGATCGATAGACCGAATCAAACGCTTAAAACGCGAGCGCAATGCCGTCGTGCTGGCGCACAACTATCAGCGCCCGGAAATCTTCGAAGTTGCGGATTTTCTCGGTGACTCACTTGGGTTGTCGCTGAAAGCCGCCGAGGTCAAAGACGCGGACGTGATTGTGTTTTGCGGTGTGCACTTTATGGCTGAGACAGCAAAAATTGTCAACCCTGAGAAGACCGTGCTGCTGCCAAACCTCGCGGCAGGCTGCTCACTGGCGGACATGGCGACTGGAGAGGATGTAGCGAAACGCGCGGCGGAATTGCGCCGCACCTATCCCGACTTGCAAGTCGTTACGTATGTAAACACCACGGCGGACGTGAAGGCGCAGTCGGACGCGTGCTGCACAAGCTCCAACGCGGTTTCGGTCGTGCGCGCGCTCGAAAGCAAGCACATCTTGTTTGTTCCAGACCAGAATTTGGCTCGTCATGTTGCACTGCACGTGCCGGAGAAGACAATTATCGCGTGGGACGGCTATTGTTACGTGCATCACCAGATTACACCGGAGACAGTCATGACCATGCGCAGGCAGATCCCGGGGATCAAGATACTTGTGCATCCGGAATGCCGCGATGACGTGGTTGCGTTGGCAGATGCCGCGCTGTCAACCTCGGGAATGGTGGAGTACGCACAGGCGAGCGAGGCTACGGACTTTCTTGCAGTAACTGAATGCGGGCTGTCCGATTTACTGCAAATCAGTGTGCCTGACAAGAATTTTTACCGGGCTTGCAAAATTTGCAGATTTATGAAGGCGATTTCTTTGGATGACGTCGAGCAGGCATTGCAGCAGAATCGGTTTCAGATAGAAGTGGACGAACCAGACCGTTCGCGAGCGCGCAGGGCACTCGAGCGGATGTTTGAATTGACGGGCGGGATCCGCGACAACTTGAAGCTACCTGACAGCGTTGCGAACGAATAA
- a CDS encoding M28 family peptidase: protein MIRAFLLTFVSVSLLCAQSFDAQRALDLANVLAGDEFEGRRSGHPGGTKAEQFMADYCRELGLSPIGTDGFFQPVPILVTQEQGSSLSISGSELGKITFVHGLDYNFVTHSGSKFVNTEAVIVGHGIVSDEKGRNDYGDVDVNGKIVVILRGEPKSAYSFSSENRRGKMLQWAKERGAVAVMWHERTMPVNGAAISEKSYDPAFPLLYIGDRVLQILLENTGYSIKSYQDKIKREATPLPTGKQVSLTVNNRQLKGKEARNVCAIKYGTDAVLKNEIIVVGAHLDHCGLNAAKVPYNGADDNASGSALIAELARAVAQGPALKRSVMFIWFTAEEDGLLGSNYFVENPTIPFGNITAMLNFDMVGQGDGGTTIVGLELLGSIGKTWADSLAESGKPPRLAIYDGDGASDYAPFVEYGAPGVAFFSKGSHPFYHHYCDDGAWLNLESFADVGRHSEALIRRLGSEQTSLASRSDSLRMMTYFATTIDVDGFFIDRTGTVKQSSSIEVAWLPHNSATPIPELISSASHLHAYCADKNITSSGLKDAVNKQDELKSAVVLAVPEVGLSKRPVHDVLTLTKMGLSLVNLTPGAEAAKLAMSDEIFQLLKDSGTYALIPLDFNTSPRVQKWGSQGIVTASLSQFASTPAEIRDSLLVSSALLLIDITGEPTVEQLMTLHKGRQRYVHLNFGESFDDMRQSDQKAAFRKLYEAGFTRDDIFHLVGKNLRRFLNG from the coding sequence ATGATCAGAGCATTCCTGTTGACTTTCGTTTCGGTTTCCCTGCTCTGCGCCCAGTCTTTTGATGCGCAGCGCGCTCTCGACCTTGCAAATGTCCTTGCAGGCGACGAGTTCGAAGGTCGCCGTTCCGGACACCCCGGTGGAACAAAGGCCGAACAATTCATGGCCGACTATTGCCGTGAACTTGGGCTGTCGCCCATCGGAACGGACGGATTCTTTCAACCGGTTCCGATTCTTGTCACACAGGAACAAGGTTCATCATTGTCGATATCCGGAAGTGAACTCGGCAAGATAACCTTTGTCCACGGACTCGATTACAATTTCGTGACTCACTCAGGTTCGAAGTTTGTCAACACGGAAGCGGTCATCGTTGGGCATGGCATCGTCTCCGACGAAAAGGGACGGAATGATTACGGAGATGTCGACGTCAATGGAAAGATTGTCGTCATTCTGCGTGGAGAACCCAAGAGTGCCTACAGCTTCTCTTCCGAGAATCGCCGAGGCAAGATGCTGCAGTGGGCCAAAGAGAGAGGCGCAGTCGCTGTGATGTGGCACGAGCGGACCATGCCCGTGAATGGAGCTGCAATCTCGGAGAAGAGTTACGACCCTGCTTTCCCGCTTCTTTACATCGGCGACCGCGTGCTTCAGATACTCTTGGAGAATACCGGCTACTCGATAAAGAGCTATCAGGACAAGATTAAGCGCGAGGCGACACCGCTTCCGACCGGAAAGCAGGTTTCCTTAACTGTTAACAACAGGCAGTTGAAGGGTAAGGAAGCGCGGAACGTGTGCGCCATCAAGTACGGAACCGACGCAGTGCTGAAGAATGAGATTATCGTCGTCGGCGCGCATCTTGACCATTGTGGTCTGAACGCGGCGAAAGTTCCTTACAACGGAGCGGATGACAACGCGTCCGGAAGCGCTCTCATTGCCGAGCTGGCGCGGGCTGTTGCGCAAGGTCCGGCGCTCAAGCGGTCGGTGATGTTCATCTGGTTTACGGCGGAAGAGGACGGTTTACTCGGCAGCAATTACTTCGTCGAGAATCCGACGATTCCCTTTGGCAATATTACCGCGATGCTCAACTTCGACATGGTTGGTCAAGGCGACGGCGGAACGACTATCGTTGGACTTGAACTTCTTGGTTCAATTGGCAAAACGTGGGCGGATTCGCTCGCAGAATCCGGCAAGCCGCCTCGTTTGGCAATTTACGACGGGGACGGTGCCAGTGACTACGCGCCGTTTGTCGAATACGGAGCTCCGGGAGTCGCCTTCTTTTCCAAGGGAAGTCATCCGTTCTATCATCACTATTGTGACGATGGAGCTTGGCTGAACCTCGAATCCTTTGCGGACGTCGGGAGACATTCCGAAGCACTGATTCGCAGGCTTGGCAGCGAGCAAACGTCGCTTGCCAGCCGCTCCGATTCACTGCGGATGATGACATATTTCGCAACAACGATTGACGTGGACGGATTCTTCATTGACAGGACCGGAACAGTGAAGCAGTCCTCATCGATTGAGGTGGCCTGGCTTCCCCACAATTCGGCGACACCGATACCTGAACTCATCAGCAGCGCCTCGCACCTGCACGCATATTGTGCTGACAAGAATATCACCAGCAGCGGCCTGAAGGACGCGGTAAATAAGCAGGACGAATTGAAGAGCGCGGTCGTATTGGCTGTTCCGGAAGTCGGTCTGAGCAAGCGGCCGGTTCATGATGTGCTGACATTGACGAAGATGGGTCTGTCACTGGTGAATCTGACACCGGGCGCAGAAGCGGCAAAGCTCGCTATGAGCGACGAGATTTTTCAATTGCTGAAGGACTCCGGGACATACGCTTTGATCCCACTGGATTTCAACACGTCTCCGCGAGTGCAGAAGTGGGGATCACAGGGAATTGTAACGGCTTCCCTGTCACAATTTGCGTCAACTCCGGCTGAGATTCGGGACTCGCTACTGGTCAGTTCCGCGTTACTGCTGATTGATATCACAGGAGAGCCCACAGTCGAGCAGCTCATGACCCTTCATAAGGGACGTCAGCGATATGTGCATTTGAATTTCGGCGAATCCTTTGACGACATGCGCCAGTCTGACCAGAAAGCGGCATTCCGCAAGCTTTATGAGGCGGGCTTCACGCGCGACGACATATTTCATCTTGTGGGGAAGAATCTGCGCAGATTCTTGAACGGGTAA
- the uvrA gene encoding excinuclease ABC subunit UvrA — protein MESPFLRITGAREHNLQNISLDLPRNRLIVITGISGSGKSSLAFDTLYAEGQRRYVESLSAYARQFLGLMEKPDVDSIEGLSPAISIQQKAGIRNPRSTVATVTEIYDYLRLLYARIGKPHCPNCGKPIQRQTAQEIVDALLSLPEGTKIQLLAPVVSGRKGEYREIFENIQRDGFVRVRVDGEIRSLDEKIELNKKIRHTIEVVVDRLVIKDGLRTRLTDSVETTLRLSSGLLIAAIEGRKERVFSERFACPDCSISIQEVEPRLFSFNSPFGACERCTGLGFKMEIDPERVVPNDELSIEDGAIASLSGGVDGWMGNMLDAVARKFKIGLTTPWKKLKPEQKQVILYGSGKKELAFVWEGQKSRFETTGKWEGVIPNLMRRYSQTTSTQVREWIEDFMGNIPCPDCGGARLKPEALSVLVNSQNINQVCDLSIGHAHDFFSTLKLNERDSLIARQILKEVRERLTFLLDVGLDYLTLNRAAGSLSGGEAQRIRLATQIGSQLTGVMYILDEPSIGLHQRDNDRLIATLKRLRDIGNTVIVVEHDRDTIDAADHVVDLGPGAGRHGGQVVAEGTPFEIAKVEKSLTGRFLSGLDKIDVPSERRPGLGKNLGIRRARGNNLRDVSIDIPLGTFTVVTGVSGSGKSTLINETLYRALAQKFYSAKEPPLPYGQLTGLQHLDKVIDIDQSPIGRTPRSNPATYTGLFTQIRDLYSQLPEAKMRGYKPGRFSFNVKGGRCENCQGDGIIKIEMHFLPDVYVPCEVCHGKRYNRETMEVRWKGKSIADVLEMSVSEAREFFESLPPIARKLATLEEVGLGYIHLGQQATTLSGGEAQRVKLATELSRVATGRTIYILDEPTTGLHFHDIKLLLKVLHTLVDRGNTVLVIEHNLDVIKTADWIIDLGPEGGERGGEILAAGTPEDIAKHKLSHTGRYLKLELEARRNQTLQSNGKRRTVEASA, from the coding sequence ATGGAATCCCCGTTTCTGCGCATCACCGGTGCCCGCGAGCACAATCTGCAAAACATCTCGCTGGACTTGCCACGTAACAGATTGATTGTAATCACTGGCATTTCTGGCTCGGGGAAGTCCTCCCTTGCCTTCGATACGTTGTATGCCGAGGGTCAGAGACGTTATGTCGAATCACTTTCGGCCTATGCCCGTCAGTTTCTTGGACTTATGGAGAAACCTGACGTAGACTCCATTGAAGGACTGTCGCCTGCGATTTCAATTCAGCAAAAGGCAGGAATTCGCAACCCGCGGTCAACCGTCGCAACGGTCACTGAGATCTACGACTATCTCCGATTACTGTATGCAAGAATCGGCAAACCTCACTGTCCCAATTGCGGCAAACCCATCCAGCGACAAACGGCACAGGAAATCGTTGATGCTCTATTAAGTCTTCCCGAAGGTACGAAGATTCAATTGCTTGCTCCGGTCGTCAGTGGCCGCAAAGGTGAATACCGTGAAATCTTTGAGAACATTCAGCGCGACGGCTTTGTTCGCGTTCGTGTGGACGGTGAAATCCGTTCGCTCGACGAGAAGATAGAACTCAATAAGAAAATTCGCCACACGATTGAAGTCGTTGTTGACCGGCTCGTCATCAAGGACGGACTGCGCACCCGCTTGACAGATTCGGTTGAGACAACACTTCGGCTCTCAAGCGGTTTGCTCATCGCCGCCATCGAAGGCCGCAAGGAGCGTGTATTCAGCGAGAGATTCGCTTGCCCGGACTGCAGTATCTCCATTCAGGAAGTCGAGCCGCGACTCTTCAGTTTCAACTCTCCTTTCGGCGCCTGTGAGCGCTGCACGGGATTAGGCTTCAAAATGGAGATTGACCCGGAGCGAGTCGTGCCAAACGATGAACTCTCCATCGAAGACGGTGCGATAGCCAGTTTGTCAGGCGGTGTGGACGGCTGGATGGGGAACATGCTCGATGCCGTCGCGCGGAAGTTCAAGATTGGTCTCACGACACCATGGAAGAAGCTCAAGCCCGAACAAAAACAGGTTATTCTCTACGGATCTGGGAAAAAGGAGCTTGCCTTCGTTTGGGAAGGTCAGAAATCCCGCTTTGAGACTACCGGCAAATGGGAGGGAGTCATTCCAAATCTCATGCGCCGCTACTCGCAAACAACCTCGACTCAAGTGCGCGAATGGATTGAGGACTTCATGGGCAATATCCCTTGCCCCGACTGTGGAGGTGCGAGGTTGAAGCCCGAAGCGTTAAGCGTCCTCGTGAACAGTCAGAACATCAATCAGGTCTGCGACCTTTCCATCGGCCACGCACATGACTTCTTCAGTACCCTGAAGTTAAATGAACGCGATTCACTCATAGCGAGACAGATTCTCAAAGAAGTGCGCGAGCGGCTTACCTTCCTGCTGGATGTGGGGCTGGATTACTTGACACTTAATCGTGCTGCGGGCAGTCTCTCAGGCGGCGAGGCACAGCGCATCAGACTTGCGACTCAGATCGGGTCCCAGTTGACCGGCGTCATGTACATCCTTGATGAACCGTCTATCGGCCTGCATCAGCGCGATAATGACCGGCTCATTGCAACTCTCAAAAGACTGCGCGACATCGGTAACACCGTAATCGTTGTTGAACATGACCGCGACACCATCGATGCCGCCGACCATGTTGTAGATCTCGGTCCCGGCGCAGGCCGCCATGGAGGACAAGTCGTCGCGGAAGGAACTCCTTTCGAAATTGCGAAAGTCGAGAAATCGCTCACCGGACGATTCTTGAGCGGACTGGATAAAATTGATGTCCCCTCCGAGCGTCGACCTGGCCTCGGCAAAAACCTCGGGATTCGCCGGGCACGCGGCAACAATCTTCGCGACGTGTCCATTGATATTCCCCTCGGCACGTTCACGGTCGTGACCGGAGTTTCGGGTTCGGGGAAGTCCACTCTGATAAACGAGACGTTGTACCGCGCGCTGGCTCAGAAGTTTTACAGTGCCAAGGAACCGCCGCTTCCGTATGGGCAATTGACGGGACTGCAGCATCTTGACAAGGTGATTGATATAGACCAGTCACCTATTGGCAGAACACCACGCTCAAATCCCGCCACGTACACCGGACTGTTCACACAGATACGAGACCTTTACAGCCAGCTTCCCGAAGCAAAGATGCGCGGTTACAAACCCGGCCGCTTCTCGTTCAACGTCAAGGGTGGCCGCTGTGAAAACTGTCAGGGTGACGGCATCATCAAAATCGAGATGCACTTCCTTCCGGACGTGTATGTCCCTTGCGAAGTCTGTCACGGCAAGCGCTACAATCGCGAAACGATGGAAGTCCGCTGGAAAGGCAAATCGATCGCCGATGTGCTGGAAATGAGTGTCTCGGAAGCCCGCGAGTTTTTTGAATCGCTGCCTCCGATTGCCCGCAAACTTGCAACACTTGAAGAAGTAGGGTTAGGATACATACATTTAGGCCAGCAGGCCACGACACTCTCCGGCGGCGAGGCACAGCGCGTCAAGCTTGCCACCGAACTCTCCCGCGTCGCTACCGGTCGTACAATTTACATCCTCGACGAGCCGACAACAGGATTACACTTTCATGATATCAAACTGCTGCTGAAAGTACTGCACACGCTTGTTGACAGAGGCAACACTGTGCTCGTTATCGAACATAATCTGGACGTCATCAAGACAGCCGATTGGATTATTGACTTGGGTCCTGAAGGCGGCGAACGCGGAGGAGAGATTCTTGCCGCAGGCACACCCGAGGACATCGCCAAACACAAGTTAAGTCATACAGGCCGATATTTGAAGCTTGAACTCGAAGCCCGGCGCAATCAGACACTGCAATCGAACGGCAAGCGCCGCACTGTCGAGGCGAGCGCATGA